Proteins encoded together in one Camelina sativa cultivar DH55 chromosome 9, Cs, whole genome shotgun sequence window:
- the LOC104712339 gene encoding calmodulin-5 yields MADQLTDDQISEFKEAFSLFDKDGDGCITTKELGTVMRSLGQNPTEAELQDMINEVDADGNGTIDFPEFLNLMARKMKDTDSEEELKEAFRVFDKDQNGFISAAELRHVMTNLGEKLTDEEVDEMIKEADVDGDGQINYEEFVKVMMAK; encoded by the exons atggcGGATCAGCTCACCGATGATCAGATCTCTGAGTTTAAGGAAGCTTTCAGCTTATTCGACAAGGATGGTGATG GTTGTATTACCACCAAGGAGCTGGGTACTGTGATGCGTTCCCTAGGACAAAACCCAACTGAAGCAGAGCTTCAAGACATGATCAACGAAGTTGACGCTGATGGTAACGGCACCATTGATTTCCCTGAGTTTTTGAACCTCATGGCTCGTAAGATGAAGGACACTGACTCTGAGGAAGAGCTCAAGGAAGCATTCAGGGTCTTTGACAAGGACCAGAACGGTTTCATCTCAGCTGCTGAGCTTCGTCATGTGATGACAAACCTTGGTGAGAAGCTCActgatgaagaagttgatgagATGATCAAGGAAGCTGATGTTGATGGTGATGGTCAGATTAACTATGAAGAGTTTGTTAAGGTCATGATGGCTAAGTAG